A part of Papilio machaon chromosome 11, ilPapMach1.1, whole genome shotgun sequence genomic DNA contains:
- the LOC106709704 gene encoding sine oculis-binding protein homolog isoform X2, protein MNELLGWYGYERLELRRWAASRARDTNSPEQAAEQKNKDECSWCNKSIGSESGALQQAGAAFCSELCFSQSRRANFKRAKTCDWCRHVRHTVAYVDFQDGATQLQFCSDKCLNQYKMHIFCRETQAHLDLNPHLVSAASSTNLITPELWLKNCKSRSASPTSERSTSPNIENLTVKSTIEKTDHNSARKSPLPIITVAPAAKLMNPKTTEDKTQKSPDLKKDRTKMNTRKRRTSKCSATVTSQNLRQHNTTPKAQDLRLCSPSLDGSSPSSTVGTTGNSVIHSPPHTINHSAQQPPFNPIFGMPPVFDPPPQMNDHRYIFQPRLGFMPRPSLIPERPPLMPPLNFPQHLGQPPPVTVLVPYPVILPIPLPIPVPIPITSFIQAHLSKVKKETTTEDTEGPLDFTINSDKKKAANTTEAENIEIQAAIQQTLQPIVEENETTDNKNDNNECKNPEQTLPKFKITRLGNKMAKIVSKTREPSESTRPLRKRRRLVEVTTEEEPIIPKTRKTVEV, encoded by the exons ACGAGTGTTCGTGGTGCAACAAGAGCATCGGCAGCGAGAGCGGCGCGCTGCAGCAGGCGGGCGCCGCGTTCTGCTCCGAGCTGTGCTTCAGCCAGTCCCGGCGTGCCAACTTCAAGCGCGCTAAGACCTGCGACTGGTGTCGACATGTGCGGCACACCGTGGCTTACGTTGACTTCCAG GACGGTGCAACACAACTGCAGTTTTGCTCAGACAAATGTCTGAATCAATACAAGATGCACATCTTCTGTCGCGAGACGCAGGCGCACCTCGACCTCAATCCGCACCTCGTGAGCGCCGCCTCCTCCACCAACCTCATCACGCCGGAGCTCTGGCTCAAGAATTGCAAGAGCAGGTCCGCGTCGCCCACATCCGAGAGATCCACCTCTCCGAACATTGAAAACTTAACTGTCAAATCCACAATCGAAAAAACAGATCACAACTCTGCGAGGAAATCTCCCCTGCCAATAATAACGGTCGCCCCGGCGGCGAAACTGATGAATCCAAAGACTACTGaagataaaacacaaaaatcacCAGACTTGAAAAAAGACAGAACTAAAATGAACACACGCAAACGTCGGACTTCCAAGTGCTCGGCGACGGTGACGTCACAGAACTTGCGCCAACATAACACCACTCCGAAGGCTCAGGACTTGCGACTCTGCAGCCCTTCACTAGACGGCTCATCGCCTAGTTCAACTGTCGGCACAACCGGCAACAGCGTCATTCATTCACCTCCGCATACAATAAATCATTCAGCACAACAACCACCATTCAATCCTATATTCGGAATGCCTCCTGTTTTCGATCCACCACCACAAATGAACGATCACAGATACATATTCCAACCTAGGTTAGGTTTTATGCCACGACCCAGTTTGATTCCAGAACGACCTCCTTTAATGCCGCCTCTAAACTTTCCTCAACATCTCGGCCAACCTCCTCCTGTCACAGTATTGGTTCCGTACCCAGTAATATTACCAATACCACTCCCGATACCGGTTCCAATACCAATAACTTCCTTTATACAAGCACATTTGAGCAAAGTGAAAAAGGAAACTACAACCGAAGACACAGAAGGTCCTCTTGACTTCACAATAAACAGTGATAAAAAGAAAGCCGCTAATACAACAGAGGCAGAAAATATAGAAATCCAAGCAGCTATACAACAAACATTACAACCGATCGTTGAAGAAAACGAGACCACAGACAACAAAAACGACAATAATGAATGTAAAAATCCAGAACAAACTTTGCctaagtttaaaataacaagGCTAGGTAATAAAATGGCGAAAATTGTGTCTAAAACAAGAGAACCGTCAGAATCTACGAGACCTTTGCGGAAACGAAGAAGACTCGTTGAAGTTACCACCGAAGAAGAACCGATCATTCCTAAAACTAGGAAAACTGTTGaagtttaa